Proteins encoded in a region of the Antechinus flavipes isolate AdamAnt ecotype Samford, QLD, Australia unplaced genomic scaffold, AdamAnt_v2 unplaced_scaffold208, whole genome shotgun sequence genome:
- the LOC127543324 gene encoding glutathione S-transferase theta-2-like — translation LYFLLLSSAILHYLSQKYNTPAHWYPPDLQARARVEEYLSWHADSIRGTFGTMLWIQVLGPLVDVHVPKEKVDRNIAFMTQLLQHLEQKFLQDKPFLAGDHISFADLMALEELMQTVYAGHDVFKGRPKLAAWRGRVEATLGEKLYQETREAIHKLCTDPSAFKDIPSAMQERMKLRLMKIP, via the exons GCTGTACTTTCTCCTCCTCAGTTCGGCCATCCTGCACTACCTGAGTCAGAAATACAACACTCCAGCTCACTGGTATCCTCCAGATCTGCAGGCCCGGGCACGGGTGGAGGAATATCTGTCCTGGCATGCCGACTCTATTCGAGGAACTTTTGGTACAATGCTATGGATTCAG GTGCTTGGCCCGCTTGTTGATGTCCACGTGCCCAAGGAGAAAGTGGACAGAAACATAGCCTTCATGACCCAGCTCCTGCAACATCTGGAGCAGAAGTTCCTGCAGGACAAGCCTTTCCTCGCTGGTGACCACATCTCCTTCGCGGATCTGATGGCGCTAGAGGAGCTGATGCAG ACCGTCTATGCTGGTCATGATGTCTTCAAAGGGCGGCCCAAGCTGGCAGCTTGGCGTGGGCGGGTGGAGGCCACCTTGGGGGAAAAGCTGTACCAAGAGACCCGGGAAGCCATCCATAAACTCTGTACAGATCCTAGTGCCTTCAAGGACATCCCTTCAGCCATGCAGGAAAGGATGAAGTTACGTCTCATGAAGATCCCCTAA